A stretch of Brassica napus cultivar Da-Ae chromosome C6, Da-Ae, whole genome shotgun sequence DNA encodes these proteins:
- the LOC106416362 gene encoding deSI-like protein At4g17486 isoform X1, which yields MLCRKNSSVVDRGNVPVYLNVYDLTPINGYAYWFGLGVYHSGVEVHGIEYAYGAHEYPSTGIFEGEPKQCEGFTFRKSILIGKTDLGPLEVRATMEELSEIYKGSSYNLITKNCNHFCDEICIKLTGNPIPSWVNRLARIGKLSGFMCNCVLPATINATKLGNNRINQDKSCEAETEKKKLTGGSSRESSTTIDTPSSSSSSPSVQVRGRSRKRRPRAMHPSSPVILGSSTV from the exons ATGCTGTGCCGGAAAAACTCAAGCGTGGTGGATAGAGGAAACGTTCCGGTTTATCTCAATGTCTACGATCTAACTCCCATCAATGGCTATGCTTACTGGTTTGGTCTTGGCGTTTACCATTCTGGTGTTGAAG tTCATGGTATAGAGTATGCATATGGAGCTCATGAATATCCAAGTACGGGCATTTTCGAAGGGGAACCGAAGCAATGCgaagggtttacgtttaggaaATCGATTTTGATTGGTAAAACGGATCTTGGGCCTTTGGAAGTGAGAGCTACGATGGAGGAGCTTTCGGAGATTTACAAAGGAAGCTCTTACAACCTCATCACCAAGAACTGCAACCACTTCTGCGATGAGATTTGTATTAAGTTAACCGGGAATCCAATTCCTAGTTGGGTTAACCGGCTTGCAAGAATCGGTAAACTCTCTG GATTCATGTGCAACTGTGTGCTTCCTGCGACCATAAACGCGACCAAGCTCGGTAATAACCGAATCAATCAAGACAAGTCATGTGAAGCAGAGACTGAGAAGAAGAAACTGACGGGTGGATCGAGCAGAGAGAGCTCTACGACGATTGATACTCCGTCGTCGTCATCTTCGTCTCCATCAGTTCAAGTTCGTGGTCGAAGCAGGAAAAGGCGTCCTCGTGCTATGCATCCTTCATCGCCAGTGATTCTCGGATCTTCCACCGTTTGA
- the LOC106416362 gene encoding deSI-like protein At4g17486 isoform X2, which produces MLCRKNSSVVDRGNVPVYLNVYDLTPINGYAYWFGLGVYHSGVEVHGIEYAYGAHEYPSTGIFEGEPKQCEGFTFRKSILIGKTDLGPLEVRATMEELSEIYKGSSYNLITKNCNHFCDEICIKLTGNPIPSWVNRLARIGFMCNCVLPATINATKLGNNRINQDKSCEAETEKKKLTGGSSRESSTTIDTPSSSSSSPSVQVRGRSRKRRPRAMHPSSPVILGSSTV; this is translated from the exons ATGCTGTGCCGGAAAAACTCAAGCGTGGTGGATAGAGGAAACGTTCCGGTTTATCTCAATGTCTACGATCTAACTCCCATCAATGGCTATGCTTACTGGTTTGGTCTTGGCGTTTACCATTCTGGTGTTGAAG tTCATGGTATAGAGTATGCATATGGAGCTCATGAATATCCAAGTACGGGCATTTTCGAAGGGGAACCGAAGCAATGCgaagggtttacgtttaggaaATCGATTTTGATTGGTAAAACGGATCTTGGGCCTTTGGAAGTGAGAGCTACGATGGAGGAGCTTTCGGAGATTTACAAAGGAAGCTCTTACAACCTCATCACCAAGAACTGCAACCACTTCTGCGATGAGATTTGTATTAAGTTAACCGGGAATCCAATTCCTAGTTGGGTTAACCGGCTTGCAAGAATCG GATTCATGTGCAACTGTGTGCTTCCTGCGACCATAAACGCGACCAAGCTCGGTAATAACCGAATCAATCAAGACAAGTCATGTGAAGCAGAGACTGAGAAGAAGAAACTGACGGGTGGATCGAGCAGAGAGAGCTCTACGACGATTGATACTCCGTCGTCGTCATCTTCGTCTCCATCAGTTCAAGTTCGTGGTCGAAGCAGGAAAAGGCGTCCTCGTGCTATGCATCCTTCATCGCCAGTGATTCTCGGATCTTCCACCGTTTGA
- the LOC106430772 gene encoding mitochondrial outer membrane protein porin of 34 kDa: MDHYFPRDSQPGCYSDIGRKARDLLFEDFPVCSKFRLDKHPFSAYLTHQNDLLAISPNDIFLGEGRFSWSVKSVTNEFTIRTNSTLAFKSTINQIAFRVLPGLSAVSEFDTAIANSGKLQVQFMHDYASFKASIGGLFHDTNIGVSSVIGTKNLSLGLDLLLHTNNLNVTKFDGAFAYTTAERRTSSIAMNEMAHVLVASYHQLVNSDTSFGAQFRYSFIDQVPVLTLGVEHRLDPHLWLKARADNTGQVSAIFQWYFMRVLGEFRPAYLPRIGLGIALSF; the protein is encoded by the exons ATGGATCATTACTTTCCAAGGGACTCTCAACCTGGGTGCTACTCTGATATTGGCAGAAAAGCAAGAG ATCTTCTGTTTGAAGACTTTCCTGTGTGCAGTAAATTTCGTCTAGATAAGCACCCTTTCTCTGCCTATTTGACCCATCAAAATGATTTGCTTGCTATCAGTCCAAATGACATATTTCTTGGGGAAGGGCGATTTTCTTGGTCTGTCAAAAGTGTGACTAATGAATTCACCATTCGTACTAACTCTACT CTGGCTTTCAAATCCACAATTAATCAAATTGCCTTCAGAGTTCTTCCCGGTTTGTCCGCAGTATCAGAATTTGACACTGCAATTGCTAATTCTGGCAAG tTACAAGTGCAATTCATGCACGATTATGCTAGCTTTAAAGCTAGCATTGGAGGATTATTTCATGACACCAATATCGGTGTTTCTTCGGTAATTGGCACGAAGAATCTTTCCTTGGGATTAGATTTGCTACTCCATACAAACAACCTTAATGTCACAAAGTTTGATGGAGCTTTTGCATATACGACCGCAGAAAGGAGGACGTCGTCTATTGCTAT GAATGAAATGGCGCATGTGTTAGTGGCATCGTATCATCAATTGGTCAACTCCGACACGTCTTTTGGGGCTCAGTTTAGGTACTCCTTCATCGACCAAGTACCTGTTCTTACCTTGGGTGTGGAACATAGACTTGATCCACACCTTTGGTTGAAGGCTCGAGCTGACAACACTGGACAAGTTAGTGCCATTTTTCAGTGGTATTTCATGAGGGTGTTGGGAGAGTTCAGACCTGCCTATTTGCCTAGGATTGGATTGGGTATTGCCCTCAGCTTCTGA
- the LOC106430732 gene encoding uncharacterized protein LOC106430732: MQANLRSVLAQISRGGRDVGSHRSFRSYLGNSETKGGRRRFVTGGGSQINEKLYWFGRYMTYGYCAVTSWAIIQMFEHRRTIEIDLAERRGSKPKTSFRDVLRWFGA; the protein is encoded by the exons ATGCAGGCAAATCTTAGATCCGTGCTTGCTCAGATAAGTCGGGGAGGGAGAGATGTTGGGTCTCACCGTAGTTTCCGTTCATACCTTGGAAACAGTG AGACTAAGGGAGGCAGAAGAAGATTTGTCACCGGCGGCGGTTCGCAGATTAATGAGAAGCTTTATTGGTTTGGCAGATATATGACCTATGGATATTGTGCTGTCACTAGTTGGG CAATTATCCAGATGTTTGAACACCGTCGAACGATCGAAATAGATTTGGCTGAAAGACGTGGCTCG AAACCAAAGACGAGCTTCCGTGATGTCCTTCGTTGGTTCGGTGCTTGA
- the LOC106430734 gene encoding uncharacterized protein LOC106430734 produces the protein MAPILRSVNFAQITRGGRSVARNFSSYRRSYESKRTRIGIADVLTRGAGATLGCYFGYKLTGHWIPELEEKRQKAMRNAMGHSEKIEDLREKMWSDTKLVKVFSDLEKKLLSELSGVNLESMWSDLREKFGFDQRS, from the exons ATGGCGCCGATTCTGAGATCCGTCAATTTTGCGCAG ATAACTCGCGGGGGGAGATCTGTTGCCCGCAATTTCTCTTCGTACCGCAGAAGCTATG AGTCGAAGCGAACAAGAATAGGAATCGCAGATGTCTTAACTCGAGGTGCAGGAGCCACTCTGGGTTGTTACTTTG GTTATAAGTTAACTGGACACTGGATACCAGAACTCGAGGAGAAACGGCAAAAG GCTATGAGGAATGCTATGGGTCACTCTGAAAAAATAGAAGACTTAAGGGAGAAGATGTGGTCTGATACTAAGTTAGTAAAGGTGTTTTCTGACCTCGAGAAGAAATTGTTGTCTGAACTTAGTGGAGTAAATTTGGAAAGCATGTGGTCTGATCTAAGGGAGAAGTTTGGTTTCGACCAAAGATCATAA